One part of the Amaranthus tricolor cultivar Red isolate AtriRed21 chromosome 16, ASM2621246v1, whole genome shotgun sequence genome encodes these proteins:
- the LOC130802385 gene encoding protein-tyrosine-phosphatase MKP1, producing MVGKEDETISWGQYEVCNSAPKKFWRSASWSSSRTASHNPDNDGVDPHGNAGSNGIQARRFTAPLTPRSQQNCKARSCLPPLQPLSIARRSLDEWPKAGSDDIGEWPGPPTPSGRDMNKGGERLKLDMSVIQTNSDRNGGFVKKDKIAFFDKECSKVAEHIYLGGDAVAKDRDILKKNGITHVLNCVGFVCPEYFKADFVYRTLWLQDSPTEDITSILYDVFDYFEDVREQKGKVFVHCCQGVSRSTSLVIAYLMWREGQSFDDAFQYVKEARGIADPNMGFACQLLQCQKRVHAFPLSPSSLLRVYRIAPHSPYDPLHLVPKMLNDPLPSAFDSRGAFIVQVPSAIYVWLGKNCEVIMEREARGAVSQIVRYERVQVPAHVIKEGDEPSFFWDIFSDLVTDKCVNGVKHANSKKQPGDRKVDSYDVDFEIIQKAIKGGFVPAVASSETDLETHLPARENSWSVLRRKFASGHMKEFVLPPKLITNKLHTDVRLNTYGDSCVSSNSRISDATLIPSSSSSPSSLSSPSLSSFSSPHLSPDSIFSDSSNNSKCSSESPLESPLSLSSSISAFSNMSLSSSKNPSNDTNHPGYIEVNFGANPLRSTNVPSRRSPLSLAERRGSLSRCLTLPIGAGDGRTQESHQEFFVDKQECNMNDNSCFSFELDKGGMIAECKNARLETHPDTEKFSGRSSPHTNECAVASVCNSLIGNSMSTAGVVTVASTNCNNRGPSVYRLPDLKKVSVSGACELDASLAYIVMPPGRAPCPTKVIDIYLWVGKSFKIGQSQLYENSNIGDVDLAYWTRVGSDVLSRIGLPEDTNIKIIRGGEEPADFLEDLSTL from the exons ATGGTGGGTAAAGAGGATGAAACTATTTCATGGGGTCAATATGAAGTTTGCAATAGCGCCCCCAAAAAATTTTGGAGGTCGGCATCCTGGTCTTCGTCTAGAACTGCCTCCCATAACCCTGATAATGATGGTGTTGATCCACATGGGAATGCGGGGAGCAATGGTATCCAAGCGCGAAGGTTTACTGCTCCGTTAACTCCTCGTTCCCAACAAAATTGTAAAGCTAGATCATGTTTACCCCCGTTACAGCCCCTTTCCATTGCTCGAAGGAGCTTGGATGAATGGCCTAAGGCTGGCTCAGATGATATTGGAGAGTGGCCTGGACCACCTACTCCTAGTGGTAGAGATATGAATAAGGGTGGGGAAAGGTTGAAGCTTGATATGTCGGTTATTCAGACGAATTCAGATAGGAATGGGGGCTTTGTTAAGAAAGATAAGATCGCATTCTTTGATAAAGAATGCTCTAAGGTAGCTGAACACATCTATCTTGGAGGGGATGCCGTTGCTAAAGATAGGGATATACTGAAAAAGAATGGAATTACTCATGTGCTAAATTGTGTGGGTTTTGTTTGCCCAGAGTATTTTAAAGCTGATTTTGTGTATAGAACATTGTGGCTCCAGGATAGTCCTACTGAAGATATTACTAGCATACTTTACGACGTTTTTGACTATTTTGAAGATGTTCGGGAGCAGAAAGGAAAagtttttgttcattgttgtcaAGGTGTTTCTCGTTCTACCTCATTAGTGATTGCATATCTAATGTGGAGGGAGGGTCAGAGCTTTGATGATGCATTTCAATATGTGAAAGAAGCTAGGGGTATTGCTGACCCAAATATGGGTTTTGCTTGCCAATTGCTGCAATGCCAAAAAAGAGTTCATGCATTTCCTCTCAGTCCAAGCTCATTACTAAGGGTATACAGGATTGCCCCTCATTCCCCATATGACCCGTTACATCTTGTCCCAAAAATGTTGAACGACCCACTTCCGTCCGCTTTTGATTCTAGAGGTGCATTTATTGTGCAAGTGCCTTCAGCAATATATGTTTGGCTGGGTAAGAACTGCGAAGTTATAATGGAGAGGGAGGCAAGAGGTGCTGTGTCTCAGATTGTACGATATGAAAGGGTACAGGTGCCTGCCCATGTAATCAAGGAAGGAGATGagccatctttcttttgggaCATCTTCTCTGATTTAGTGACAGATAAATGCGTGAATGGTGTAAAACATGCGAATTCTAAGAAACAACCTGGTGATAGGAAAGTAGACTCATATGATGTGGATTTTGAGATAATTCAGAAGGCAATCAAGGGGGGTTTTGTGCCAGCGGTGGCATCATCTGAGACTGACTTGGAAACGCATTTGCCTGCCCGGGAGAACAGTTGGAGTGTGTTGAGACGTAAATTTGCCTCTGGCCATATGAAGGAGTTTGTCTTACCTCCCAAGTTGATAACGAATAAACTTCATACAGATGTTAGGCTGAATACTTATGGAGATAGTTGTGTCTCCAGCAATTCACGTATTTCGGATGCTACTTTAATACCCTCATCATCCTCATCGCCTTCTTCTTTGTCATCACCGTCATTATCATCTTTTTCATCACCCCATCTTTCTCCAGATTCCATCTTCTCAGATTCTAGCAATAACTCAAAGTGTTCCTCAGAGTCTCCTTTGGAGTCTCCACTGTCACTGTCATCATCAATATCCGCATTTTCAAATATGTCTCTTTCCTCTTCTAAAAATCCGTCAAATGATACTAACCATCCAGGATACATTGAAGTTAACTTTGGTGCGAATCCTTTGAGATCCACCAACGTACCTTCCAGAAGGTCACCTCTGTCGTTAGCAGAGCGAAGGGGTAGCTTATCCCGGTGCTTAACTTTGCCGATTGGGGCTGGTGATGGAAGGACGCAAGAATCTCACCAGGAGTTCTTTGTGGATAAGCAAGAGTGTAATATGAATGATAATTCCTGTTTTTCATTTGAGCTAGACAAGGGTGGAATGATTGCAGAATGCAAGAATGCTCGTCTCGAAACACATCCTGATACTGAGAAATTTTCTGGCAGAAGTAGCCCCCATACAAATGAATGTGCTGTAGCAAGTGTTTGTAATAGTTTAATTGGGAACTCTATGTCAACTGCAGGAGTAGTGACAGTAGCTTCAACTAACTGTAATAATAGGGGACCTTCTGTTTACCGCTTGCCTGATCTCAAGAAGGTATCAGTATCAGGAGCATGTGAACTTGATGCAAGTTTGGCATATATTGTCATGCCTCCAGGGAGAGCTCCATGCCCCACCAAGGTTATAGATATCTATCTTTGGGTTGGCAAGTCTTTCAAAATTGGTCAAAGTCAACTTTATGAAAATAGTAACATAGGCGATGTAGACTTAGCTTACTGGACGCGAGTTGGTTCTGATGTTCTGTCTCGCATAGGTCTCCCCGAGGATACCAATATCAAG ATTATCAGAGGAGGAGAAGAACCAGCAGATTTCCTTGAGGACTTGAGTACATTGTAG